Proteins encoded in a region of the Methylosinus trichosporium OB3b genome:
- a CDS encoding type IIL restriction-modification enzyme MmeI: MGLDMLSLEGDVFFPLGGHERYVPKKERMADVRATRFISRFHDAVRDANPAWTKEAERHALNIFMARVLFCLFSDDVGIFEKDAFETAVRRSTEVGGTAGLRIRVNGG, encoded by the coding sequence GTGGGGCTCGACATGCTCTCATTGGAGGGCGACGTATTCTTCCCGCTCGGCGGGCACGAGCGCTACGTTCCGAAAAAGGAACGCATGGCCGACGTGCGGGCGACGCGCTTTATTTCGCGTTTTCACGATGCGGTGCGCGATGCCAATCCGGCTTGGACGAAGGAAGCCGAGCGGCACGCACTCAATATCTTTATGGCGCGCGTGCTGTTCTGCCTGTTCTCGGACGATGTCGGTATCTTCGAGAAAGACGCATTCGAAACCGCCGTACGCAGGTCAACAGAGGTAGGCGGGACGGCAGGGCTCCGAATTCGGGTTAACGGCGGTTAA
- a CDS encoding site-specific integrase, with protein MAKGRINKTNVDRLVCSVDKSMDVLWDDALRGFGVVVLPSGRKTFIVQCKRNGRSQKVKIGVFGPTTAEQARAQALNLLGAIEAGADPVAERRAARAVRTFRQVAEDFMAQHVLTKRKPRTAESYRCLLDKYVLPELGAKRIVEIGRADVARLHSNLGTTPRQANAAVSVISAIWGWAARREETEFGKNPATRLERFPERRWERYLSSEEMGRLGKALQRAETEGIPWMDEEPQSKHGVKPENRRSIFDPFAVAAIRLLILTGMRPREVLNLEWGHVDFERGALFLPDSKTGRKTVILGGPALRVLSELPRVEKCPFVIAGRSLEKPRADLNRPWVAVRRYAKLEGVRLYDLRHSFASVGAGASLGLPIVGKLLGHSQPATTNRYAHLDADPLRHAANAISTSIASALAGTPGKREHRSEKTD; from the coding sequence GTGGCGAAAGGCAGAATCAACAAGACGAACGTCGACCGGCTCGTTTGCTCCGTCGACAAGTCGATGGACGTCCTCTGGGACGACGCCCTGCGGGGCTTCGGCGTCGTCGTTCTTCCATCGGGACGCAAAACCTTTATCGTGCAATGCAAACGCAACGGGCGCTCGCAGAAGGTCAAGATCGGAGTCTTCGGTCCGACAACGGCTGAACAGGCGCGCGCTCAGGCGCTGAACCTTCTCGGCGCTATCGAGGCCGGCGCCGATCCTGTCGCCGAACGGCGCGCGGCGCGCGCGGTTCGCACCTTTCGTCAAGTCGCCGAAGACTTCATGGCCCAACACGTTCTCACCAAGCGAAAGCCGAGAACGGCGGAATCCTATCGTTGTCTGCTCGACAAATACGTCCTGCCAGAACTCGGCGCCAAGCGGATCGTCGAGATCGGCCGCGCCGATGTCGCACGCCTTCATTCGAATCTTGGCACCACACCGCGCCAAGCGAATGCGGCCGTCTCCGTGATTTCTGCGATTTGGGGCTGGGCCGCGCGGCGAGAAGAAACAGAGTTCGGCAAGAACCCCGCGACCCGACTGGAGCGATTCCCGGAAAGGCGATGGGAACGCTACCTGTCGAGCGAGGAAATGGGACGCCTCGGCAAAGCGCTACAGCGCGCCGAAACCGAAGGGATTCCTTGGATGGACGAGGAGCCGCAGTCGAAGCACGGGGTAAAACCCGAAAACCGTCGCAGCATTTTCGATCCGTTCGCCGTGGCGGCAATCCGCCTTCTCATTCTTACAGGCATGCGCCCGCGCGAGGTCTTGAACCTCGAGTGGGGTCACGTCGACTTCGAACGCGGCGCACTGTTTCTTCCCGACAGCAAGACGGGACGTAAGACGGTCATCCTCGGCGGACCGGCACTCCGAGTGCTCAGCGAACTTCCACGCGTCGAAAAGTGCCCTTTCGTGATCGCTGGTCGCAGCCTCGAAAAGCCCCGCGCTGATCTGAACCGGCCTTGGGTGGCAGTCCGCCGCTACGCCAAGCTCGAGGGTGTGCGCCTCTACGATCTACGCCATTCCTTCGCCAGCGTAGGAGCAGGCGCCTCGTTGGGGTTGCCGATCGTCGGGAAGCTCCTGGGTCACTCGCAACCCGCAACCACGAACCGATACGCGCATCTCGACGCCGATCCTCTGCGTCACGCTGCAAACGCCATTTCGACTTCAATCGCCTCGGCGTTAGCAGGAACACCTGGAAAGCGAGAACATCGTTCCGAAAAAACTGATTGA